A part of Paraliobacillus zengyii genomic DNA contains:
- a CDS encoding pectate lyase, which produces MIAGSVQAASFEASKSYKIVNKSSGKALEVYDWSTADGGNIVQYDDWGGLSQQWKIINVGNGYDKIVNAFSIKAMEVQDWSTADGANIAQWSDWNGDSQQWNIVDLGNGYVKIINRFSGKALEVYEWSAADGANVVQWADLGGDNQQWRITEVTPSDTITVNQTIVVEEGQTFDGEGNRYVANPNTVGDGSQDEDQDPVFRLEDGATLRNVVLGAPAADGVHTYGDVLVQNVVWEDIGEDALTIKGEGNVTIRGGSAQHGDDKMFQVNAPSTFNIINFTANDAGKMIRQNGGTTFKTSINIEGSVITNMDEAIFRTDSNTSEVNMVNTRYSNVGNKWYNVQHVSENNNLEF; this is translated from the coding sequence ATGATAGCGGGTTCAGTGCAAGCAGCTAGTTTTGAAGCAAGTAAATCCTATAAGATTGTTAACAAATCTAGTGGCAAAGCACTTGAAGTTTATGACTGGTCTACAGCAGACGGTGGAAATATTGTACAGTATGATGATTGGGGTGGCCTGAGCCAACAATGGAAAATTATTAATGTTGGAAATGGTTACGATAAAATTGTAAACGCATTCAGCATTAAGGCAATGGAAGTCCAGGATTGGTCGACTGCAGACGGTGCTAATATTGCACAGTGGTCAGACTGGAATGGCGATAGTCAACAATGGAATATCGTCGACTTAGGTAATGGCTATGTCAAAATTATCAATAGATTCAGTGGAAAAGCGTTAGAGGTGTATGAGTGGTCCGCAGCTGATGGCGCGAATGTCGTGCAATGGGCAGATTTAGGTGGAGATAATCAACAATGGCGGATTACTGAAGTCACACCATCCGATACAATTACAGTAAATCAAACCATTGTTGTAGAAGAAGGACAAACCTTTGATGGTGAAGGGAATAGATATGTTGCTAATCCCAATACAGTTGGAGATGGTAGCCAGGATGAAGATCAAGATCCAGTATTTCGTTTAGAAGATGGCGCAACATTACGCAACGTTGTGCTAGGTGCACCAGCAGCCGATGGTGTGCATACGTATGGGGATGTTCTCGTTCAGAATGTTGTCTGGGAAGACATTGGAGAAGACGCTCTAACCATTAAAGGCGAAGGTAATGTTACAATTCGTGGTGGGTCAGCTCAACACGGCGATGATAAGATGTTTCAAGTGAACGCACCTTCTACATTTAATATTATTAATTTTACCGCAAACGATGCTGGTAAAATGATTAGACAAAATGGTGGCACTACTTTTAAGACAAGTATTAATATTGAAGGCAGTGTAATTACCAATATGGATGAAGCTATTTTTAGAACAGATAGTAATACGAGTGAAGTTAACATGGTAAACACACGTTATTCAAATGTCGGGAATAAGTGGTATAACGTGCAACATGTATCCGAAAATAATAATTTAGAATTTTAA